The proteins below come from a single Nostoc sp. KVJ3 genomic window:
- a CDS encoding response regulator, producing the protein MIQLSGNSITFDHHVTNLLDNGIVLIVDDVPNNLKVLSDTLAHDGLEVAIATSGESALQQLEYTPVSLILLDVMMPGMDGFETCQRIKANPRNENIPIIFITALSESVNKIKGFELGAVDYITKPFQQSEVLARVRSHLKLNQLSRTLEAKNAELKQLTEQLEERVAQRTQELFTSVEAFKQTQQLLRLVFDTVPQWVAWKNLNSVYLGCNQGFAKVIGLNSPDEIVGKTDYDLSITEEEADLYRSWDKRVIESGQAELHIIEQSQLADGQQVWLDTNKMPLRDVNGNLFGILLVTEDITERQQAQEELKQQKQNLEQALVELQRAQMQLVQSEKMSALGNLVAGVAHEINNPVGFLGGNIQPALDYIKDIFALVDLYQHKYPNPDAEIKDEIAAIDLDYIREDLPKLVNSMREGVKRIRDISTSLRTFSRADSDRPIACNIHDGIDSTILILKHRLKASETRPEIQVLKEYGQLPLIECFAGQLNQVFMNIIANAIDALEESNIGRGFEEIKTNPNCITITTKISDNKQKVIINIKDNALGMTEAVKQKIFDHLFTTKAVGKGTGLGLAIARQIVEEVHSGKLSLNSVIGEGTEFIIEIPG; encoded by the coding sequence ATGATACAACTCTCTGGAAATTCAATCACATTTGACCATCACGTTACAAACTTGTTAGATAATGGCATTGTTCTGATCGTCGATGATGTGCCAAATAACTTAAAGGTGCTTTCAGACACCTTAGCCCATGATGGTCTGGAAGTGGCGATCGCGACAAGTGGTGAAAGCGCCCTCCAACAACTAGAATATACACCTGTGTCTTTGATTTTACTGGATGTGATGATGCCGGGGATGGATGGCTTTGAAACCTGTCAGCGCATCAAAGCTAATCCCAGAAACGAAAATATTCCGATTATCTTTATTACTGCCTTATCTGAATCGGTGAACAAAATCAAAGGCTTTGAACTAGGAGCCGTTGACTACATTACCAAACCATTTCAACAAAGCGAAGTTTTAGCAAGGGTGCGATCGCACTTAAAGCTTAACCAATTGAGCCGCACGCTGGAAGCGAAAAATGCCGAACTCAAACAACTTACTGAGCAACTAGAAGAACGAGTGGCTCAACGAACCCAGGAATTATTTACATCAGTTGAAGCCTTCAAACAAACCCAACAATTATTACGCCTGGTATTTGATACCGTCCCGCAGTGGGTAGCGTGGAAAAATCTCAATTCAGTTTATCTTGGCTGTAATCAGGGTTTTGCCAAGGTAATAGGCTTAAATTCGCCCGATGAGATTGTGGGTAAAACCGATTATGATTTATCGATAACCGAGGAAGAAGCAGATTTGTATCGTAGTTGGGATAAGCGTGTAATCGAGTCTGGTCAAGCAGAACTTCACATCATTGAACAATCGCAGCTAGCAGATGGTCAGCAAGTCTGGTTGGATACTAATAAAATGCCTCTACGCGATGTCAATGGAAATCTATTCGGTATTTTATTAGTAACAGAAGATATTACAGAACGTCAGCAAGCACAAGAAGAACTCAAACAACAAAAACAAAATCTAGAACAAGCACTTGTAGAACTTCAACGGGCCCAAATGCAACTGGTACAGAGTGAAAAAATGTCTGCACTAGGAAACCTCGTTGCAGGTGTAGCTCACGAAATTAACAATCCTGTCGGTTTCCTCGGTGGCAATATTCAACCTGCTTTAGATTACATCAAAGATATCTTTGCTTTGGTAGATTTGTATCAGCATAAATATCCCAATCCTGATGCCGAAATTAAAGATGAAATCGCAGCCATTGACCTCGATTACATCCGCGAAGACTTACCCAAATTAGTCAATTCTATGCGAGAAGGTGTGAAGCGAATTCGAGATATTAGTACTTCCTTACGAACTTTTTCTCGTGCTGATAGCGATCGCCCTATTGCCTGTAACATTCATGATGGCATCGATAGCACTATTCTGATTCTTAAACATCGCCTCAAAGCTTCAGAAACTCGCCCCGAAATTCAAGTTCTCAAGGAGTATGGTCAGCTACCACTTATAGAATGCTTTGCTGGACAGTTAAATCAGGTTTTTATGAACATTATCGCAAATGCTATTGATGCTTTAGAAGAGTCAAATATTGGACGTGGTTTTGAAGAGATTAAAACAAATCCCAATTGCATCACAATTACCACCAAGATTAGCGATAATAAACAGAAAGTAATTATTAATATTAAAGATAATGCTCTAGGGATGACTGAAGCAGTCAAGCAAAAGATTTTTGACCATTTATTTACAACTAAAGCAGTTGGCAAAGGGACGGGATTAGGACTAGCGATCGCTCGGCAAATTGTCGAAGAAGTTCACAGTGGTAAATTGAGTTTGAACTCTGTCATTGGTGAAGGTACGGAATTTATCATTGAAATTCCAGGATGA
- a CDS encoding ATP-binding protein → MEVTNNALLIRVVWGLKGATPVRNWNLSTKIIVSYSVLIAVMAGALASGMYWQLRSAQRQGIHNRLLAIVSLAVPQIDSDYHGLVLQHSDRTSAFYKINQDKLVAIQGTSKDILRIYTVRRQPDKKFVYVLNYDPADRDKTVLIGMDYKESLNDLNVAVARNAPFVGQEFHQTANGETVLYGYAPITNLQGRVNGFLVIELDASSVVRREIWVAGLGLMTFITVLLLTLVVVRWLSRSLVVQPVLQLNNAAKELAMGNWNATLPSERTDELGELATSFNTMASQLQTSFATLEQKVEERTLELAEAKEKADTANQAKSEFLANMSHELRTPLNGILGYAQILQNGEPLTERGKKGIDIIYQCGNHLLNLINDVLDLAKIEARKLELYPEDAYFPALLEGIAEMMRVRASQKGIPFTYQPDSDLPVGVTVDEKRLRQVLINLLGNAIKFTDEGGVTFRVKTYKRETPNYQIRFEIEDTGVGISPAGLKKIFQPFEQVGDMKKQGEGTGLGLAISQQIVSLMGSTLNVDSQLGQGSTFWFEAEFPEAKDWAASLRTTKQGKIVGFEGSQRQLLVVDDRWENQSVLVSLLEPLGFAVIAVSNGREGLTKAKEILPDLIITDLMMPEMDGYEMLRQLRQIPELKNVPAIASSASVFESNQNESITAGANAFLPKPVEASALLKLLEKYLNLKWIYEDNSQVGESVPFNSTETPPSTSSEIVPPTNEFLSQLHTLALQGRLMAIEQQLKTLEKADEQYQPFVKEIREYADNFQIERIQTFIEKYLP, encoded by the coding sequence TTGGAAGTAACTAACAATGCATTACTAATCCGAGTAGTTTGGGGCTTGAAAGGAGCTACACCAGTGCGAAATTGGAACCTCAGCACAAAAATTATTGTTTCCTATTCGGTGCTAATTGCGGTGATGGCTGGGGCACTGGCTTCGGGAATGTACTGGCAGTTGCGTTCTGCTCAACGGCAGGGAATTCATAATCGTCTTTTGGCGATTGTCAGTTTGGCAGTTCCCCAAATCGACAGCGATTATCACGGATTGGTTCTTCAGCATAGCGATCGCACCTCAGCCTTTTACAAAATCAATCAAGATAAGCTTGTAGCTATTCAAGGAACTAGCAAAGATATTCTCCGTATCTATACGGTAAGGCGACAACCAGATAAAAAATTTGTCTATGTCTTAAACTACGATCCTGCCGATCGAGACAAAACGGTATTGATTGGAATGGATTATAAAGAGTCATTAAATGATTTGAATGTAGCCGTGGCAAGGAATGCACCGTTTGTTGGGCAGGAATTTCACCAGACTGCAAATGGCGAAACCGTTCTTTACGGCTATGCACCAATTACCAATCTTCAGGGTCGGGTAAATGGATTTTTGGTGATTGAACTGGATGCAAGTTCTGTGGTGCGCCGGGAAATTTGGGTTGCTGGATTGGGTCTGATGACTTTTATCACCGTGTTGTTACTGACCCTAGTTGTAGTTCGTTGGCTGTCGCGATCGCTGGTGGTGCAGCCCGTATTACAACTCAATAATGCCGCCAAAGAGTTGGCAATGGGAAACTGGAATGCAACTCTACCGAGCGAACGCACCGATGAACTGGGAGAACTTGCCACATCCTTTAATACTATGGCCAGCCAGTTGCAAACCTCCTTTGCTACCTTAGAACAAAAGGTAGAAGAACGGACGCTAGAACTAGCAGAAGCAAAAGAGAAAGCCGATACTGCAAACCAAGCCAAGAGCGAGTTTTTGGCAAACATGAGCCATGAACTACGAACACCGCTTAATGGCATTCTGGGTTATGCCCAAATTCTTCAAAATGGTGAACCCTTAACAGAACGAGGGAAAAAGGGTATCGATATCATTTATCAGTGCGGCAATCATTTACTGAATCTGATTAATGATGTGCTTGACCTCGCCAAAATTGAAGCCCGTAAATTGGAATTGTATCCCGAAGATGCGTATTTTCCGGCGTTGCTCGAAGGCATTGCTGAGATGATGCGCGTTCGTGCTAGCCAAAAAGGAATTCCCTTCACTTATCAACCGGATTCTGATTTACCTGTGGGAGTTACAGTCGATGAAAAACGTCTGCGCCAGGTGTTGATTAATTTGTTAGGAAACGCCATTAAGTTTACTGACGAAGGCGGAGTGACGTTTCGCGTTAAAACTTACAAACGAGAAACTCCAAACTATCAAATTCGCTTTGAGATCGAAGATACAGGGGTGGGGATATCACCAGCCGGACTTAAAAAAATCTTCCAGCCCTTTGAGCAAGTAGGTGATATGAAGAAGCAAGGAGAAGGGACTGGACTCGGACTAGCAATTAGTCAGCAAATCGTTTCTCTAATGGGTAGCACCTTAAATGTGGATAGCCAACTTGGACAAGGTAGCACATTCTGGTTTGAAGCTGAATTTCCCGAAGCCAAAGATTGGGCAGCAAGTCTGCGAACAACTAAGCAAGGCAAGATTGTGGGATTTGAAGGCAGCCAACGCCAGCTTTTGGTAGTAGATGACCGTTGGGAGAATCAATCAGTATTGGTCAGTTTACTAGAACCTTTGGGTTTTGCTGTGATTGCCGTCAGCAATGGTCGAGAAGGGTTAACAAAGGCGAAGGAGATTCTTCCCGATCTGATTATTACAGACCTGATGATGCCAGAAATGGATGGCTATGAGATGCTGCGCCAGTTGCGACAGATTCCTGAATTGAAGAATGTTCCAGCGATCGCTTCTTCGGCTAGTGTATTTGAAAGTAACCAGAATGAGAGTATCACCGCCGGAGCTAATGCGTTTTTGCCCAAGCCTGTAGAAGCCTCAGCGTTGCTGAAGTTGTTAGAAAAATACCTGAATCTGAAATGGATTTATGAAGACAACTCCCAGGTTGGAGAATCAGTACCATTTAACTCTACAGAAACGCCCCCATCAACTTCATCTGAGATCGTTCCCCCAACTAATGAATTTTTATCGCAATTACACACATTAGCATTGCAGGGACGCTTGATGGCCATTGAGCAGCAGCTAAAAACTTTGGAAAAAGCCGACGAGCAGTACCAGCCATTTGTGAAAGAAATTCGGGAATATGCAGACAATTTTCAGATTGAAAGGATCCAAACATTTATTGAAAAGTATCTCCCTTGA